From Rudanella lutea DSM 19387, a single genomic window includes:
- the rfaE2 gene encoding D-glycero-beta-D-manno-heptose 1-phosphate adenylyltransferase, whose translation MTSSKIQTREQAIRQAAEWRAEGQRIVFTNGCFDIVHLGHIDYLEKARALGDRLVLGLNTDASVSRIKGPLRPVVNEYARSRMMAAFEFVDLVTLFDEPTPKELIELIRPDILVKGDDYTVATIVGADFVLANGGSVETIPLVKGYSTTSLIEKIKQSL comes from the coding sequence ACTTCTTCCAAAATACAAACCCGTGAACAGGCCATTCGGCAGGCGGCTGAGTGGCGGGCCGAGGGGCAGCGCATCGTGTTTACTAATGGCTGCTTCGATATTGTTCACCTGGGGCACATCGACTACCTCGAAAAAGCCCGCGCCCTTGGCGACCGGCTGGTGCTGGGTCTCAACACCGATGCGTCGGTGAGCCGGATCAAAGGCCCCCTGCGCCCGGTGGTGAACGAGTACGCCCGCTCCCGAATGATGGCTGCCTTTGAATTTGTCGATCTGGTGACCCTGTTCGACGAGCCGACGCCCAAAGAGTTAATCGAGCTGATTCGGCCCGATATTCTGGTGAAAGGCGATGATTATACCGTTGCCACCATTGTCGGGGCCGATTTTGTGCTGGCTAATGGCGGCTCCGTCGAAACCATTCCCCTCGTGAAAGGGTACTCGACCACGAGCCTGATCGAAAAAATAAAGCAGAGCCTGTAA